CCCCACCACGCTAATGAGGTATTGAATTCGTTGGAGACGACCACTGTGTAATCTCCCTCGAACCGGTCGGCAATCTCCTTCGTGAATGAGCCGAATGAATCAAAAATGACGAGTTTCGGCTTCCCTTTGCGCACCGTCGCTATTTTCGATATTTCCTCATCGTCTGCCGTCAACTGTTCCTTTATAACTCCACGCAGCTTCACAACAGCCTCCTCGCACGTCTCCCTCAGATTCGGGGGGAAATCGCCGAACTTCCCCGCTTTTAAAACGCAGTACAACGCCTGGTCGTACATCGCGTTCATCTCGTAGAGCTTTCCGAGGTTCCAGACCGGCAGCCATGAATAGAACGCACCCGGGTAGAATACGGTCGAGTCAGGCATCGGATTCTCATCCGCCAGCTCGATTGCCTTTTTATAGTATCCTTCAGCTTCGCTCCACTTCCTCTGAAGAATATCTTCCTCAATATTTTCATCGATCTCCTGCTGCATGCCCTCGGCATCTTTGACGCCGATCTCACCCAGCGTCACATACGCCAGCGGGATTTCGTACCTCATCGTGATGCAGTCGTGGAACAGTGTTTTTGCCTTCTCCGTGTGATTCAAAGCCATCCTGCACCTTCCCATCTGCCAGGTCACGAGATACCTCTCCACACCGTCCGCAGCGTCCTTCGAGTTCTTCAGATAGCGCCTGTAGAAACCTATCGCCTTCTCGTACATCCCCTGCTCATGAGCGATCGACGCAAGATAGAACGCCGACCGCACGTCCTTCGGATGTTTCTTCAGCACCTCTCCCATGTCTTTTTCTATCTGTTCGTATCGCTCCTTTTTGCGGATCTTCCTGTTTGCTTTCGTGGGACGGTGCTCTATGACAATATCGCGAAACCCCATCGAAAGCCCGTTCGGGTCAACCTCGGAAGTGTTCAGCTGATTATGCACCTTGCCGTTATACTCCCAGCCTATGCCGTTCTTAAGGAGCCTTGTCTGCATCCCCACGGCGCCGTCTTCCATAAGGAGCTTAAAACCGATGGCGGGACAATCGTCATCTATCACCTGCCACATTTTGGTTCTTAGCTTTTCCACATGCTCCGGTGACATCCACTCATGTGCGTCCCAGATGAAGATCCACTCCTTCGTGCATTTCGACATAGCGAGATTCCGGGCGTCCGAAAAAGAGCCGTTCCAGTCGAACCGGTATAGAACGTCGGCGTATTCTGAAGCGATCCTCTCCGTGTTGTCGGAGGAAGTGTTGTCGATACCGATAATAATTTCGTCGCAGAGCGGCTTGACGCTCTCGATTGCATCACGAATAGTCGCTCCCTCGTCCCGGGCGAATATGCAGAGCGAAATGGTGGGTTTTTTCATGTCTCCCCTAAGTTGATTTGTCAACTATCA
This genomic window from Candidatus Neomarinimicrobiota bacterium contains:
- a CDS encoding glycosyltransferase — protein: MKKPTISLCIFARDEGATIRDAIESVKPLCDEIIIGIDNTSSDNTERIASEYADVLYRFDWNGSFSDARNLAMSKCTKEWIFIWDAHEWMSPEHVEKLRTKMWQVIDDDCPAIGFKLLMEDGAVGMQTRLLKNGIGWEYNGKVHNQLNTSEVDPNGLSMGFRDIVIEHRPTKANRKIRKKERYEQIEKDMGEVLKKHPKDVRSAFYLASIAHEQGMYEKAIGFYRRYLKNSKDAADGVERYLVTWQMGRCRMALNHTEKAKTLFHDCITMRYEIPLAYVTLGEIGVKDAEGMQQEIDENIEEDILQRKWSEAEGYYKKAIELADENPMPDSTVFYPGAFYSWLPVWNLGKLYEMNAMYDQALYCVLKAGKFGDFPPNLRETCEEAVVKLRGVIKEQLTADDEEISKIATVRKGKPKLVIFDSFGSFTKEIADRFEGDYTVVVSNEFNTSLAWWG